One Ignavibacterium sp. DNA segment encodes these proteins:
- a CDS encoding 2-oxoacid:acceptor oxidoreductase subunit alpha, with product MTNEKELQIIEEVTVRFAGDSGDGMQLTGSQFSDTTAWVGNDLKTLPDYPAEIRAPAGTIYGVSGFQLHFSSENIHTPGDQPDVLVAMNPAALKKNLSELKKNGMIIVNSDAFDSKNLKLAHYDSNPLEDNSLEGITVFTVPISSLTENALKETKLSVKEIARCKNFFALGLMYWLYNRPLENTEKWIEEKFAKSPEFIEANTKALHAGYNYGEMTEVFTTRYAVEPAKLPKGTYRNISGNEATALGFLTASVKSGLPLFLGSYPITPATEILQFLSTYKNFGVKTFQAEDEIAGIATAIGASFAGNLAITSTSGPGLALKTEAIGLAVMTELPLVIINVQRGGPSTGLPTKTEQADLLQAVLGRNGESPVAVVAAKTPRDCFYMAIEASRIALKYMTPVILLTDGYLANGSEPWRIPNIDSLPKIDVKLRTEADGFYPYLRNEFLARPWAVPGTPNLEHRIGGLEKADITGNVSYDPENHNKMSRLRAEKIKNIENDIPLLEVDGDQSGDLLVLGWGGTYGSIKEAVIKARILGYKVSQAHLQYLNPFPKNTGEVLKSFKKVLVPEINLGQLAKLLRSEYLIEVEQFNMMRGLPLRVSYILNKIKEIHGGSNGK from the coding sequence ATGACAAATGAAAAAGAATTACAAATAATTGAAGAGGTTACCGTAAGATTTGCTGGAGATTCAGGCGATGGAATGCAGCTTACTGGTTCTCAATTTAGTGATACAACAGCTTGGGTAGGTAATGATCTAAAAACCCTGCCTGATTATCCCGCTGAAATACGCGCACCTGCCGGAACAATTTACGGCGTTAGTGGATTTCAATTACATTTCAGCAGTGAAAATATCCATACACCTGGCGATCAGCCGGATGTTTTAGTTGCAATGAATCCTGCAGCTTTAAAGAAAAATCTTTCTGAGTTAAAGAAAAACGGAATGATAATCGTTAACAGCGATGCTTTTGATTCAAAGAATTTAAAACTTGCTCACTATGATTCAAATCCGTTGGAAGATAATTCACTTGAAGGTATAACAGTATTTACTGTACCAATAAGTTCATTAACTGAAAATGCATTAAAAGAAACTAAATTATCAGTAAAAGAAATTGCAAGATGCAAAAACTTTTTTGCACTTGGATTAATGTATTGGTTGTATAACAGACCACTTGAAAATACAGAAAAATGGATCGAAGAAAAGTTTGCTAAAAGTCCTGAATTTATTGAAGCAAATACAAAAGCCTTGCATGCCGGATATAATTACGGCGAAATGACAGAAGTTTTTACAACACGTTATGCAGTTGAACCTGCAAAACTGCCAAAAGGCACTTACAGAAATATTTCTGGTAACGAAGCTACAGCATTAGGATTCCTTACAGCATCAGTGAAAAGCGGATTACCTTTGTTTTTAGGTTCTTATCCAATTACTCCTGCTACAGAAATATTACAGTTCTTAAGTACATATAAAAATTTTGGAGTTAAAACATTTCAGGCAGAAGATGAGATCGCCGGAATTGCTACTGCTATTGGTGCTTCGTTTGCTGGTAATCTTGCAATTACTTCAACCAGCGGTCCAGGATTAGCATTAAAAACTGAAGCAATTGGTCTTGCTGTAATGACTGAATTACCTTTGGTTATTATAAATGTCCAAAGAGGAGGTCCTAGTACTGGTTTGCCTACAAAAACAGAGCAAGCAGATCTTTTGCAGGCTGTTTTAGGAAGAAATGGTGAATCTCCTGTTGCAGTTGTTGCTGCTAAAACACCGAGAGATTGTTTCTATATGGCGATTGAAGCTTCAAGAATTGCATTAAAATATATGACACCGGTTATTCTTTTAACCGATGGTTATCTGGCAAATGGCAGTGAACCCTGGAGAATTCCCAATATAGATAGTCTGCCTAAAATCGATGTGAAATTAAGAACTGAAGCAGATGGATTTTATCCTTATTTAAGAAATGAATTTCTTGCAAGACCTTGGGCAGTACCTGGTACTCCAAATCTCGAACACAGAATCGGTGGTCTTGAAAAAGCAGATATTACAGGAAATGTGAGTTATGATCCCGAGAACCATAATAAAATGTCCCGACTTAGAGCTGAGAAAATAAAAAATATTGAAAATGATATTCCACTTCTTGAAGTTGATGGCGACCAATCAGGCGATCTTTTGGTCCTTGGCTGGGGTGGAACATACGGTTCAATTAAAGAAGCAGTTATTAAGGCAAGGATTTTAGGTTATAAGGTTTCTCAGGCACATCTGCAATATCTGAATCCTTTTCCAAAAAATACCGGAGAAGTTCTTAAAAGTTTTAAAAAGGTGCTTGTACCTGAAATCAATCTCGGGCAGTTAGCTAAATTATTAAGAAGCGAATATCTCATAGAAGTAGAACAGTTTAATATGATGAGAGGATTGCCGTTAAGAGTATCCTATATTTTAAATAAGATTAAAGAAATCCACGGAGGAAGTAATGGAAAGTAA
- a CDS encoding 2-oxoacid:ferredoxin oxidoreductase subunit beta, translated as MESKVEMNTKKLTAKDFASDQEVRWCPGCGNYSILAQVQRTFPEIIEVPKENIVWISGIGCSSRFPYYMDTYGFHGIHGRAPVLAAGVKLANPKLDVWVATGDGDLLSIGGNHFIHACRKNIDLKVLLFNNQIYGLTKGQYSPTSERGKVTKTTPYGSVDYPFNPTMLATGADATFIARSIDRNTKHLQEMIKRVAKHKGLAFLEIYQNCNIFNDGAFALLTEKDTKDDNVLMLEHNQPMVFGKNKDKGIKIDGLKPIVVDLSNGKYSINDVLVHDEFDESPMRATILSSFTTTPGFPTPVGVFRQIFKPTYGQGLTEQIEDIKKQKGEGDLKKVLFGSNTWEVN; from the coding sequence ATGGAAAGTAAAGTTGAGATGAATACAAAGAAGTTAACAGCTAAAGATTTTGCATCGGATCAGGAAGTAAGGTGGTGTCCCGGATGTGGTAATTACTCTATTCTTGCTCAGGTTCAAAGAACTTTTCCTGAAATAATTGAAGTGCCAAAAGAAAATATAGTTTGGATATCTGGAATTGGATGTTCCAGCCGATTCCCATATTATATGGATACTTATGGATTCCATGGAATTCATGGAAGAGCACCAGTATTAGCAGCAGGTGTAAAACTTGCAAATCCAAAGTTAGATGTTTGGGTTGCTACAGGAGATGGTGATTTACTCAGTATCGGTGGTAATCATTTTATACACGCTTGTAGAAAAAATATTGATTTGAAAGTGCTTCTGTTCAATAATCAAATCTATGGTTTAACAAAAGGACAGTATTCACCTACATCCGAAAGAGGAAAGGTTACAAAGACTACACCTTATGGAAGTGTGGATTATCCGTTTAACCCTACAATGCTTGCAACAGGTGCTGATGCTACATTTATTGCACGTTCGATCGATCGGAATACAAAACATTTACAAGAAATGATAAAAAGAGTTGCAAAACATAAAGGATTAGCTTTTCTGGAAATATATCAGAATTGTAATATCTTTAACGACGGAGCATTCGCTCTGCTTACTGAAAAAGATACAAAGGATGATAATGTTTTAATGTTGGAACATAATCAGCCGATGGTATTTGGAAAAAATAAAGATAAAGGAATTAAAATTGATGGACTAAAACCAATTGTCGTTGATTTATCGAACGGGAAATATTCCATCAATGATGTCTTAGTCCACGACGAGTTTGATGAATCTCCGATGCGTGCAACTATATTATCAAGTTTTACTACTACACCAGGTTTTCCAACTCCGGTTGGTGTATTCAGACAAATCTTTAAGCCAACTTATGGTCAGGGACTTACTGAACAAATAGAAGATATTAAGAAGCAAAAAGGCGAAGGTGACTTGAAAAAAGTATTGTTTGGCAGTAATACCTGGGAAGTTAATTGA
- a CDS encoding bifunctional oligoribonuclease/PAP phosphatase NrnA: protein MIDFSKLKEIVLNNNSFLLTTHVNPDADAIGSEAAFYYLLKKLGKQAYIINHSETPYNMEFFNKDKILHKYDENLHKNLFNSVDVLVALDFNRSDRVVSMQEPFMNSDKLKICIDHHQLPEDFVDHLFIDSNYCATGQIIFDFIKQTNIVELDLQIANPIYAAIMTDTGSFRFERTTAEVHRITAELLDLGVCPWEIYDQLYDQSKFSKIKLLGRALDSVKLDAEGRIGYMMLTQKDFDELGALESDTENFVNFNLSVENVVIGIIFIELKDGFKVSIRSKGDIPVNLLAREFGGGGHINASGARFFTNNMQKMIPVILAKAKSYLK from the coding sequence ATGATAGATTTTTCTAAACTTAAAGAAATAGTTCTGAATAATAACTCGTTTCTACTTACAACTCATGTTAATCCGGATGCTGATGCTATTGGTTCAGAAGCAGCATTTTATTATCTGCTGAAAAAACTTGGGAAACAAGCATACATAATCAATCACAGCGAAACTCCCTACAACATGGAGTTTTTCAATAAAGATAAAATCCTGCATAAGTATGATGAAAATCTTCATAAGAATTTGTTTAATAGTGTTGATGTACTTGTAGCACTTGATTTCAACCGCTCTGATCGGGTTGTTAGTATGCAGGAACCTTTTATGAATTCTGATAAATTAAAAATTTGTATTGATCACCATCAGTTGCCTGAAGATTTTGTTGATCATCTTTTTATTGATAGTAACTATTGTGCAACAGGACAGATTATTTTTGATTTCATAAAACAAACAAATATCGTAGAACTTGATTTACAAATTGCAAATCCAATATATGCCGCAATTATGACTGATACAGGCTCGTTTAGATTTGAGAGAACTACGGCTGAAGTGCATAGAATAACAGCAGAATTACTTGATCTTGGGGTTTGCCCCTGGGAAATTTATGATCAGCTTTATGATCAAAGTAAATTCAGTAAAATAAAATTACTCGGGCGAGCACTGGATTCTGTAAAGTTGGATGCAGAAGGCAGAATAGGTTATATGATGTTAACTCAAAAAGATTTTGATGAGCTTGGTGCTTTAGAAAGTGATACTGAAAATTTTGTTAACTTTAATCTTTCTGTTGAAAATGTTGTAATCGGAATAATATTTATTGAACTTAAAGATGGTTTCAAAGTTAGTATCCGTTCAAAGGGAGATATCCCTGTTAATCTTCTTGCAAGAGAGTTCGGCGGCGGAGGACATATTAACGCATCAGGTGCAAGGTTCTTTACAAATAATATGCAGAAAATGATACCTGTAATTCTTGCTAAAGCAAAAAGTTATCTTAAATAG